One window of the Natronomonas marina genome contains the following:
- a CDS encoding 50S ribosomal protein L14, whose translation MEALNADVTQGLEKGSLIHCADNTGARELKVISISGYSGTKNRHPKAGLGDKVTVSVTKGTPEMRRQVLEAVIIRQRKPIRRPDGTRLKFEDNAAVIIDENEDPRGTELKGPIAREVAERFGTIASTATMIV comes from the coding sequence ATGGAGGCGCTGAACGCCGATGTCACGCAGGGCCTCGAGAAGGGCTCGCTCATCCACTGTGCCGACAACACGGGCGCCCGCGAACTGAAGGTCATCTCCATCTCGGGGTACTCCGGCACCAAGAACCGCCACCCGAAGGCGGGGCTGGGTGACAAGGTGACCGTCTCGGTCACCAAGGGGACCCCGGAGATGCGCCGGCAGGTGTTGGAGGCGGTCATCATCCGCCAGCGAAAACCCATCCGTCGACCCGACGGCACGCGCCTGAAGTTCGAGGACAACGCGGCCGTCATCATCGACGAGAACGAGGACCCCCGCGGCACCGAACTCAAGGGCCCCATCGCCCGCGAGGTCGCGGAGCGGTTCGGTACCATCGCCAGCACGGCGACGATGATAGTATAG
- a CDS encoding ribonuclease P protein component 1, protein MTPESLVRHELAGLDVEVEESSNDDLVGIAGRVVDETMQTLLVATSEGVKQVPKAAATFRFTVTDDGSTVDVLVDGERLVARPARRTESDGGSLWQ, encoded by the coding sequence ATGACCCCCGAGTCGCTCGTCCGCCACGAACTCGCCGGCCTCGACGTCGAGGTCGAAGAATCGTCGAACGACGACCTGGTCGGGATAGCCGGCCGTGTCGTCGACGAGACGATGCAGACGCTGCTCGTGGCGACGAGCGAGGGGGTCAAACAGGTGCCGAAGGCGGCGGCGACGTTCCGCTTTACCGTCACCGACGACGGGTCGACCGTCGACGTGCTGGTCGACGGCGAGCGACTCGTCGCTCGGCCCGCCCGACGCACCGAATCGGATGGAGGTTCACTATGGCAATAG
- the rpmC gene encoding 50S ribosomal protein L29, with amino-acid sequence MAILHVEEIRDMTPAEREAELEQLETELLNEKAVLAAGGAPENPGRIGELKRTIARLKTIQREEGDLEA; translated from the coding sequence ATGGCCATCCTGCACGTCGAGGAGATCCGCGACATGACGCCCGCCGAGCGCGAGGCGGAGCTGGAACAGCTCGAGACCGAGCTCCTCAACGAGAAGGCGGTACTCGCAGCCGGTGGCGCCCCGGAGAACCCGGGCCGCATCGGCGAGCTGAAGCGGACCATCGCCCGGCTGAAGACGATTCAGCGCGAGGAGGGCGATCTGGAAGCATGA
- a CDS encoding 30S ribosomal protein S3: MADEHQFIHDGLQRTQIDEFFSDELSRAGYGGMEVAKTPMGTQIVLKAEKPGMVIGKGGKNIRKITTELEERFDLDDPQIDVQEVDEPDLNAQIVADRLANALERGWYFRKAGHTTIDRIMDAGALGAEIVLSGKVTGARSRVEKFNRGYVKHNGEPAEEIVDSGVGTAVMKLGTIGVRVKIIPPNAELPDDFEVYEDVEVEDFVEEPEGDVEELLEEPEEADAESVGADPEEVIDEETEAAEEVAEEEIVDENVDAEEGASPTSPPDSADEAEPEDLDEDVEAEAEELVEEMEAETDEAEAEEADEDDEEAE; encoded by the coding sequence ATGGCCGACGAACACCAGTTCATCCACGACGGTCTCCAGCGGACCCAGATAGACGAGTTCTTCAGCGACGAACTCTCGCGGGCCGGCTACGGCGGCATGGAGGTCGCAAAGACCCCGATGGGCACCCAGATCGTGCTCAAGGCCGAAAAGCCCGGGATGGTCATCGGCAAGGGCGGCAAGAACATCCGGAAGATCACCACGGAACTCGAGGAGCGGTTCGACCTCGACGACCCGCAGATCGACGTCCAGGAGGTCGACGAGCCCGATCTGAACGCCCAGATCGTCGCCGACCGCCTGGCCAACGCCCTGGAGCGTGGCTGGTACTTCCGGAAGGCCGGTCACACGACCATCGACCGCATCATGGACGCCGGCGCGCTGGGCGCCGAGATCGTCCTCAGCGGCAAGGTGACGGGTGCCCGCTCGCGCGTGGAGAAGTTCAACCGCGGCTACGTCAAGCACAACGGCGAGCCCGCCGAGGAAATCGTCGACAGCGGCGTCGGCACCGCGGTCATGAAGCTCGGCACCATCGGCGTCCGCGTGAAGATCATCCCGCCGAACGCCGAACTCCCGGACGACTTCGAGGTCTACGAGGACGTCGAGGTCGAGGACTTCGTCGAGGAACCCGAGGGCGACGTCGAGGAGCTCCTCGAAGAGCCCGAGGAGGCCGACGCCGAATCGGTCGGCGCCGACCCCGAGGAGGTCATCGACGAGGAGACCGAGGCGGCCGAGGAGGTCGCCGAAGAGGAGATCGTCGACGAAAACGTCGACGCCGAGGAAGGCGCGTCGCCGACCTCGCCGCCGGACTCCGCCGACGAAGCGGAGCCCGAGGACCTCGACGAGGACGTCGAGGCCGAAGCCGAGGAGCTCGTCGAGGAGATGGAAGCCGAAACCGACGAAGCGGAAGCCGAAGAAGCGGACGAAGACGATGAGGAGGCCGAGTAA
- a CDS encoding 50S ribosomal protein L22 → MGISYSVDADPDETAKAMLRERHMSHKHSKEIARELKGMTAGEAVDYLESVIDEEQSVPFRSHNSGVGHRNDIEGWDAGRYPEKASKAFLDLLENGVNNADHQGFEGEAMEIAHVAAHKVGESPGQKPRAFGRASDWNTPQVDVELVLKEVDE, encoded by the coding sequence ATGGGAATCAGCTACAGCGTCGACGCCGACCCGGACGAGACCGCCAAGGCGATGCTCCGGGAGCGTCACATGAGCCACAAGCACAGCAAGGAGATCGCCCGCGAACTGAAGGGCATGACGGCCGGCGAGGCCGTCGACTACCTCGAGTCGGTCATCGACGAGGAGCAGTCGGTCCCGTTCCGCTCGCACAACTCCGGCGTCGGGCACCGCAACGACATCGAGGGCTGGGACGCGGGTCGCTACCCCGAGAAGGCCTCGAAGGCCTTCCTCGACCTGCTGGAGAACGGCGTCAACAACGCCGACCACCAGGGGTTCGAGGGCGAGGCGATGGAGATCGCCCACGTCGCCGCCCACAAGGTCGGCGAGTCGCCCGGTCAGAAGCCGCGCGCCTTCGGCCGCGCCTCCGACTGGAACACCCCGCAGGTCGACGTCGAACTCGTCCTGAAGGAGGTCGACGAATAA
- a CDS encoding 30S ribosomal protein S19 yields the protein MSSEYQIGHEGEFTYRGHTLDELQEMALDEVAELLPARQRRTIKRGLSTEQEKLLEAAREADEEETANDPIRTHLRDMPILPAFVGLTFAVHEGQGFERVEVEPEMIGHYLGEFQLTRTSVEHGQAGIGATRSSKFVPLK from the coding sequence ATGAGTTCGGAGTACCAGATCGGTCACGAGGGCGAGTTCACCTACCGTGGCCACACGCTCGACGAGCTGCAGGAGATGGCGCTCGACGAGGTCGCGGAACTGCTTCCCGCACGACAGCGGCGAACCATCAAGCGGGGCCTCTCGACGGAGCAGGAGAAGCTCCTCGAGGCGGCTCGCGAGGCGGACGAAGAGGAGACGGCCAACGACCCGATCCGGACGCACCTGCGGGACATGCCGATCCTGCCGGCGTTCGTCGGGCTCACGTTCGCGGTCCACGAGGGCCAGGGCTTCGAGCGCGTCGAGGTCGAACCCGAGATGATCGGGCACTACCTCGGCGAGTTCCAGCTCACCCGGACGTCCGTCGAGCACGGCCAGGCAGGCATCGGGGCCACCCGCTCCTCGAAGTTCGTACCGCTCAAGTGA
- a CDS encoding 50S ribosomal protein L2 translates to MGRRILGQRRGRGTSTFRAPSHRYKAELSHRNVEDEDVVSGEIVDIEHDPARSAPLADVQFDDGDRRLVLAPEGVTVGDEIQVGVSAEIAPGNTMPLAEIPEGVPVCNVERQPGDGGKFARASGVSATLLTHDRNAAVVQLPSGEMRRLSPECRATIGVVAGGGRTEKPFVKAGNKHHKMKARGSKYPRVRGVAMNAVDHPFGGGGRQHPGKPKSISRDAPPGRKVGDIASKRTGRGGKGGQE, encoded by the coding sequence ATGGGACGCAGAATCCTCGGTCAACGACGCGGACGCGGCACCTCGACGTTCCGGGCGCCGTCGCACCGCTACAAGGCGGAGCTATCGCACCGCAACGTCGAGGACGAGGACGTCGTCAGCGGCGAGATCGTCGACATCGAGCACGACCCCGCTCGCTCGGCGCCGCTGGCGGACGTCCAGTTCGACGACGGCGACCGGCGACTCGTGCTCGCCCCCGAGGGCGTGACGGTCGGCGACGAGATTCAGGTCGGCGTCTCCGCGGAGATCGCGCCGGGGAACACGATGCCCCTGGCGGAGATCCCGGAGGGCGTCCCGGTGTGTAACGTCGAGCGCCAGCCCGGCGACGGTGGGAAGTTCGCGCGCGCCTCCGGCGTGTCCGCGACGCTTCTCACCCACGACCGCAACGCCGCGGTCGTGCAGTTGCCGAGCGGCGAGATGCGCCGGCTCTCGCCGGAGTGTCGCGCCACCATCGGCGTCGTCGCCGGCGGCGGACGGACGGAGAAGCCGTTCGTCAAGGCCGGCAACAAGCATCACAAGATGAAGGCGCGGGGCTCGAAGTACCCGCGCGTTCGCGGGGTTGCGATGAACGCCGTCGACCACCCGTTCGGTGGCGGCGGCCGCCAGCACCCCGGCAAACCCAAGAGTATCTCCCGCGACGCGCCGCCGGGCCGCAAGGTGGGCGACATCGCCTCCAAGCGGACCGGGCGCGGCGGGAAAGGAGGTCAGGAATGA
- a CDS encoding 50S ribosomal protein L23: MTLKHPLVTEKAMNEMDFENKLQFVCDSGATKPEIADAIETQFDVVVASVNTQNTMNGDKKATVLLSEDDDAQEVASRIGVF; encoded by the coding sequence ATGACGCTGAAGCATCCCCTCGTCACCGAGAAGGCGATGAACGAGATGGACTTCGAGAACAAGTTGCAGTTCGTCTGTGACAGCGGCGCGACGAAGCCCGAGATCGCCGACGCGATCGAGACGCAGTTCGACGTCGTCGTCGCCTCGGTCAACACGCAGAACACGATGAACGGCGACAAGAAGGCGACCGTCCTCCTCTCGGAGGACGACGACGCCCAGGAAGTCGCATCCAGGATCGGGGTGTTCTGA
- the rpl4p gene encoding 50S ribosomal protein L4: MKATVRDLDGDDAGEVELPDVFETTHRPDLVKRAVLAAQANRTQDAGTDEYAGLRTPAESQGSGRGMAHVPRQNGRAREVPQAVSGRAAHPPKVEEDRGLEINDKERKLAVRSAIAATADGDTVAERGHAFDDDVEFPLVVDDEFEELKKTQEAVDVLESLGVHADVERAEAGKSVRSGRGTTRGRKYDEPTSVLVVTSEEPSLAARNLAGADVATAAEVNAEDLAPGTQPGRLTVWTESAIEEVADR; encoded by the coding sequence ATGAAAGCAACAGTACGCGACCTGGACGGCGACGACGCGGGCGAGGTCGAGCTACCGGACGTCTTCGAGACGACCCACCGGCCCGACCTCGTCAAGCGCGCGGTGCTCGCCGCCCAGGCCAACCGAACGCAGGACGCCGGTACAGACGAGTACGCGGGGCTTCGGACCCCGGCGGAGTCCCAGGGCAGCGGCCGTGGGATGGCGCACGTCCCCCGACAGAACGGGCGTGCCCGCGAGGTACCGCAGGCCGTCTCCGGCCGTGCGGCCCACCCGCCGAAGGTCGAGGAGGACCGCGGACTCGAGATCAACGACAAGGAGCGGAAGCTCGCCGTTCGCAGCGCCATCGCGGCGACGGCGGACGGCGACACTGTCGCGGAGCGCGGCCACGCCTTCGACGACGATGTCGAGTTCCCGCTGGTCGTCGACGACGAGTTCGAGGAACTGAAGAAGACCCAGGAAGCGGTCGACGTCCTCGAATCGCTGGGCGTCCACGCGGACGTCGAGCGCGCCGAGGCGGGCAAGTCGGTCCGGTCCGGCCGCGGGACGACCCGCGGACGGAAGTACGACGAGCCGACGTCGGTGCTGGTCGTCACGAGCGAGGAGCCCTCGCTCGCGGCGCGGAACCTCGCGGGCGCCGACGTGGCGACCGCGGCGGAGGTCAACGCCGAGGACCTGGCGCCGGGCACCCAGCCCGGCCGACTCACGGTGTGGACCGAGTCCGCAATCGAGGAGGTGGCCGATCGATGA
- a CDS encoding 50S ribosomal protein L3: MPQPSRPRKGSMGFSPRSRAASEVPRFNSWPDDEGQPGLQGFAGYKAGMSHVVAINDEPNSPREGQEETVPVTVVETPPMRAVAVRAYEDTPYGKRPLTESWAADVHEDLERALSVPDVQNDDAEGQIREALEAGALADVRVITHTVPRGLSSVPKKRPDVMETRVGGGSLAERVDFAVDLLEEGGEHSVTDVFRAGEYADVAGVTKGKGTQGPVKRWGVQKRKGKHARQGWRRRIGNLGPWNPSRVRSTVPQQGQTGYHQRTELNKRLVDLGDDDVTPDGGFVNYGEVDGDYALVKGSVPGPDKRLVRFRPAVRPADQPRLDPEVRYVSTASNQG; encoded by the coding sequence ATGCCACAACCAAGCAGACCACGCAAAGGCTCGATGGGCTTCAGCCCCCGTAGCCGTGCGGCCAGCGAGGTACCGCGATTCAACTCCTGGCCGGACGACGAGGGACAGCCCGGGCTCCAGGGCTTCGCCGGATACAAGGCCGGTATGAGCCACGTCGTCGCTATCAACGACGAGCCCAACTCCCCCCGAGAGGGCCAGGAGGAGACCGTCCCGGTGACCGTCGTCGAGACGCCGCCGATGCGGGCTGTCGCCGTCCGAGCCTACGAAGACACGCCGTACGGAAAGCGCCCCCTCACGGAGTCGTGGGCCGCCGACGTCCACGAGGACTTAGAGCGGGCGCTGTCCGTCCCAGACGTACAGAACGACGACGCGGAAGGCCAGATTCGCGAGGCGCTCGAGGCGGGCGCCCTCGCGGACGTGCGGGTCATCACCCACACCGTCCCGCGCGGGCTTTCCAGCGTCCCGAAGAAGCGTCCCGACGTGATGGAGACGCGCGTCGGCGGCGGCTCGCTCGCAGAGCGCGTCGACTTCGCAGTCGACCTCCTCGAGGAGGGCGGGGAACACTCCGTGACGGACGTGTTCCGCGCCGGCGAGTACGCCGACGTCGCGGGCGTCACGAAGGGCAAGGGCACGCAGGGTCCCGTCAAGCGATGGGGCGTCCAGAAGCGGAAGGGCAAACACGCCCGACAGGGCTGGCGCCGACGCATCGGCAACCTCGGCCCCTGGAACCCCTCGCGCGTGCGGTCGACCGTCCCCCAGCAGGGACAGACGGGATACCACCAGCGCACGGAGCTGAACAAGCGCCTCGTGGACCTCGGCGACGACGACGTCACCCCCGACGGTGGCTTCGTCAACTACGGCGAGGTCGACGGGGACTACGCCTTGGTGAAGGGCTCGGTGCCGGGACCGGACAAGCGCCTCGTGCGCTTCCGCCCGGCGGTCCGACCCGCAGACCAGCCGCGCCTCGACCCCGAGGTGCGGTACGTCTCCACGGCCTCGAATCAGGGATAA
- a CDS encoding RNA methyltransferase yields MTLSVLVPSSLTREAEDKREATRKLGYVARAAVVFRADRLVVFPDRGSEGRFGDGFVGTVLEYAATPPYLRKEAWGRRDELEYAGVLPPLHVASQTGSGSDGSGSLRQGIVTEVGPDGRVRVNCGLQHPISLPSDGEYAEGERVTIRVSSRRPVRAKIVDEPPPGFAVERATITEALTRADAGVRIAASRHGEALSVDRLGPLTERRAEQGMTVVFGAPERGLPEILDCQPGEETPNDDEPPARFDLWLNTVPNQGSEVVRTEEAMFATLAPLTLE; encoded by the coding sequence ATGACACTCAGCGTACTCGTGCCGTCGTCTCTGACCCGGGAAGCCGAGGACAAGCGCGAGGCGACTCGCAAACTCGGTTACGTCGCACGCGCGGCGGTCGTCTTCCGGGCGGACCGACTCGTCGTCTTCCCCGACCGGGGAAGCGAGGGTCGGTTCGGCGACGGGTTCGTCGGCACGGTGCTCGAGTACGCCGCCACGCCCCCATACCTCCGAAAGGAGGCGTGGGGCAGGCGGGACGAACTGGAGTACGCCGGTGTCTTGCCGCCGCTCCACGTCGCTTCGCAGACCGGCTCCGGATCGGACGGTTCGGGGTCGTTAAGACAGGGAATCGTGACCGAGGTCGGACCTGACGGGCGCGTCCGGGTCAATTGCGGACTGCAACACCCGATCTCCCTCCCCTCCGACGGGGAGTACGCGGAGGGAGAGCGCGTCACCATCAGGGTCTCTTCGCGACGGCCGGTTCGCGCGAAAATCGTCGACGAGCCCCCACCGGGGTTCGCCGTCGAGCGTGCGACCATCACCGAGGCACTCACCCGAGCGGACGCCGGCGTGCGGATCGCCGCGTCCCGCCACGGTGAGGCGCTGTCGGTCGATCGGCTCGGCCCGCTGACCGAACGGCGGGCCGAGCAGGGCATGACGGTTGTCTTCGGCGCCCCCGAGCGGGGGCTGCCGGAGATACTCGACTGCCAGCCGGGCGAGGAGACGCCGAACGACGACGAACCGCCAGCGCGGTTCGACCTTTGGCTCAATACGGTTCCGAACCAGGGTAGCGAGGTCGTGCGAACGGAGGAGGCGATGTTCGCCACCCTCGCGCCCCTCACACTGGAGTGA
- a CDS encoding alpha/beta fold hydrolase has translation MTADSEESGSEDRLTVEANGIEFECLRAGDGDRLALCLHGFPDDAGSMAPILERLADAGFTAVAPYMRGYAPTDPAPDGDYSATALGADAVALAETLPEKLDVSGDPVLVGHDWGAVAAYAADRADPGVFERMVTMAVPPGFEALLLEHPRQALRSWYMWFFQLPDTPERALRWRDFALVEFLWGMWSPGWNYPPERIEAVKDTFRSGDTADHALQYYRDTIRPQIEALVGSFLRLDPHSIDDVAPVRTPTLVVAGERDGCIGPELFEHADEVIEDCRVVRVREAGHFMHQERPDVVGEEIVEYLTE, from the coding sequence ATGACCGCCGACTCCGAGGAGTCCGGCAGCGAGGACCGCCTCACCGTCGAGGCCAACGGCATCGAGTTCGAGTGTCTCCGCGCGGGCGACGGCGACCGACTGGCGCTGTGTCTGCACGGCTTCCCCGACGACGCCGGCTCGATGGCCCCGATACTGGAGCGGCTGGCCGACGCCGGCTTCACCGCCGTCGCGCCGTACATGCGCGGCTACGCGCCGACCGACCCGGCTCCCGACGGCGACTACTCCGCGACGGCGCTCGGTGCCGACGCCGTCGCGCTCGCCGAGACGCTGCCCGAGAAACTCGACGTTTCCGGCGACCCCGTTCTGGTGGGCCACGACTGGGGCGCCGTCGCCGCCTATGCTGCCGACCGGGCCGACCCCGGGGTCTTCGAGCGGATGGTCACCATGGCCGTCCCGCCGGGCTTCGAGGCCCTCCTTCTGGAGCATCCCCGCCAGGCGCTCCGGAGCTGGTACATGTGGTTCTTCCAGTTACCCGACACCCCCGAGCGCGCGCTGCGGTGGCGGGACTTCGCGCTCGTGGAGTTCCTCTGGGGGATGTGGAGCCCCGGCTGGAACTACCCACCGGAACGAATCGAGGCGGTCAAGGACACCTTCCGATCCGGCGACACCGCCGACCACGCCCTCCAGTACTACCGCGACACGATTCGCCCGCAGATCGAGGCTCTCGTCGGCTCGTTCCTCCGTCTCGACCCACACTCGATCGACGACGTGGCGCCGGTTCGGACGCCGACGCTCGTCGTCGCCGGCGAGCGGGACGGCTGTATCGGTCCCGAACTGTTCGAGCACGCCGACGAAGTGATCGAGGACTGCCGCGTCGTCCGCGTCCGCGAGGCCGGCCACTTCATGCACCAGGAACGCCCCGACGTGGTGGGCGAAGAGATCGTCGAGTACCTGACGGAGTGA
- a CDS encoding RNA-guided endonuclease InsQ/TnpB family protein, which translates to MVNRVVTRTLKASIHNHSQVSDDLDSHGFAASKLWNVGRWTIQRVWDAIGHIPDTDDLCSYLKTHERYADLHSQSSQRVLQELGEAFVSWYEQDDPDANPPGYRKHGDDHPRSTVTWKNQGFKLDTQYNRVRLSKGTNHKKSRYAADYILCEYTLQTAEQTLDAVENVQTVRAVWTGEQWDLHFVCKMRVETADATGENTAGVDLGICNTAAVSVGDETLLYPGNALKEDAHYFRHEEYGTEGENGPSNHAAWARRKKARRQNHFLHALSKDIVQQCADRGVETIAVGHPKNIRDDEDWGRHGNKRLHDWAFETLLSHIEYKAEERGIDVERVDEAGVKTSKTCCECGTEATSNRVERGLYVCENCELVANSDLNAAENMRATVTPNPSQDRSNGCLAQPAVRLFDKSTGRVRPQEQVACKA; encoded by the coding sequence ATGGTGAATCGGGTCGTCACTCGGACACTCAAAGCGAGTATCCACAACCACTCGCAAGTCAGTGATGACCTCGATTCGCATGGCTTTGCCGCCAGTAAACTGTGGAACGTCGGCCGGTGGACAATCCAGCGCGTCTGGGACGCTATCGGCCACATTCCAGACACCGACGACCTCTGTTCGTACCTCAAAACACACGAACGGTATGCAGACTTGCACAGCCAATCTAGTCAGCGAGTTCTTCAGGAACTCGGTGAGGCGTTCGTCTCGTGGTACGAACAGGACGACCCGGACGCGAACCCGCCCGGCTACCGCAAACACGGCGACGACCACCCACGCTCGACGGTGACGTGGAAAAATCAGGGCTTCAAACTCGACACCCAGTACAACCGTGTCCGGCTCTCGAAAGGAACGAACCACAAAAAGTCGCGGTACGCCGCTGACTACATCCTCTGTGAATACACGCTCCAGACAGCCGAGCAGACACTCGACGCTGTTGAAAACGTCCAGACGGTGCGGGCTGTCTGGACTGGCGAGCAGTGGGACCTCCACTTCGTCTGCAAGATGCGAGTTGAGACAGCCGATGCTACCGGTGAGAACACGGCAGGAGTTGACCTCGGTATCTGCAATACGGCAGCTGTCTCTGTCGGTGACGAGACACTGCTGTATCCGGGTAACGCCCTGAAAGAGGACGCCCACTACTTCCGCCACGAAGAATACGGCACGGAAGGTGAAAACGGGCCGAGCAACCACGCAGCGTGGGCGCGGCGGAAGAAAGCACGCCGACAAAACCACTTCCTGCACGCCCTCTCCAAAGACATCGTGCAGCAGTGTGCCGACCGTGGCGTAGAGACAATCGCTGTCGGCCATCCGAAGAACATCCGTGACGATGAAGACTGGGGGCGGCACGGGAACAAACGCCTGCACGACTGGGCGTTCGAGACGCTCCTCAGTCACATTGAGTACAAGGCGGAAGAACGTGGCATCGACGTGGAGCGTGTTGACGAAGCAGGGGTGAAAACGTCGAAAACGTGCTGTGAGTGCGGCACTGAAGCCACCTCGAATCGTGTTGAGCGTGGGTTGTACGTCTGCGAGAACTGCGAACTGGTCGCCAATAGCGATTTGAACGCGGCGGAGAACATGCGAGCGACGGTAACTCCGAATCCTTCACAGGATAGGAGTAACGGCTGTTTGGCTCAGCCAGCAGTGCGCTTGTTCGACAAATCCACGGGCAGAGTACGCCCACAAGAACAAGTCGCCTGCAAAGCTTAA
- a CDS encoding thiamine-binding protein, producing MTVVALLSVAPVIEDSMAGEVAKAVDALDEFDVSYETNPMGTIIEAESVGELFAAAQAAHEAVDADRVSTFLKVDDKRTRAFEADEKVAAVADELGREPKRER from the coding sequence ATGACGGTGGTAGCACTCCTCAGCGTCGCACCGGTAATCGAGGACAGCATGGCGGGCGAGGTGGCGAAGGCCGTCGACGCGCTCGACGAGTTCGACGTCAGCTACGAGACGAACCCGATGGGGACGATCATCGAGGCGGAGTCGGTCGGGGAACTGTTCGCCGCGGCCCAGGCCGCCCACGAGGCCGTCGACGCCGACCGCGTGAGCACGTTCCTGAAGGTGGACGACAAGCGGACCCGGGCGTTCGAGGCCGACGAGAAGGTCGCCGCCGTCGCCGACGAGCTGGGCCGGGAACCGAAGCGAGAGCGGTGA
- a CDS encoding DUF2150 family protein: MSTPPGEYYTEERWNNWLDRLREEDIDPENEDSARLLLNLQDDTAIAVAKIVTEYDEGELDEEPALEELAKIRDIVLSEVEFDDEEKLMLIDGVQTSLVCVFYAAEEYVAGGPAEDGSIEELVRAAADAEAEEDLDSALAYCAKAGTLLFEGENLDMDVAEDIDYGLVAEWVNGLDSLGTALADPEVIDEDDE; encoded by the coding sequence ATGAGCACGCCCCCCGGCGAGTACTACACCGAGGAACGGTGGAACAACTGGCTCGACAGGCTCCGCGAGGAAGACATCGATCCGGAGAACGAGGATTCGGCCCGCCTACTCTTGAACCTGCAGGACGACACCGCCATCGCGGTCGCCAAGATCGTCACCGAGTACGACGAGGGGGAACTCGACGAGGAGCCGGCCCTGGAGGAACTGGCGAAGATCCGTGACATCGTTCTGTCAGAGGTGGAGTTCGACGACGAGGAGAAGCTGATGCTCATCGACGGCGTCCAGACGTCACTGGTCTGTGTCTTCTACGCGGCCGAGGAGTACGTCGCCGGGGGCCCCGCCGAGGACGGCTCCATCGAGGAGTTGGTCCGTGCGGCCGCCGACGCCGAGGCCGAGGAGGACCTCGACAGCGCCTTGGCCTACTGTGCGAAGGCCGGCACGCTGCTGTTCGAGGGCGAGAACCTCGACATGGACGTCGCCGAGGACATCGATTACGGGCTGGTCGCCGAGTGGGTCAACGGCCTCGACTCGCTGGGGACGGCGCTGGCCGACCCCGAGGTCATCGACGAGGACGACGAGTAA
- a CDS encoding alpha/beta fold hydrolase, whose protein sequence is MPLAVRRFTAGPRWAGEGRRLCGADGREGHVPALVVHGEEDVALEPERSDSLVAELDARREMVSDAGHSSNLENPEPVNEAIRAFLGDVY, encoded by the coding sequence TTGCCCTTAGCCGTACGGCGGTTTACCGCCGGGCCACGGTGGGCCGGTGAAGGCCGACGACTGTGCGGCGCTGATGGACGCGAAGGGCACGTTCCCGCCCTCGTCGTCCACGGCGAGGAGGACGTCGCCCTGGAGCCCGAGCGCTCGGACTCGCTCGTCGCGGAACTGGACGCCCGCCGGGAGATGGTTTCCGACGCGGGCCACTCATCGAACCTCGAGAACCCCGAGCCGGTCAACGAGGCCATCCGGGCGTTCCTCGGGGACGTGTACTAG